From a single Candidatus Zixiibacteriota bacterium genomic region:
- a CDS encoding efflux RND transporter periplasmic adaptor subunit has product MKKKIIVSIIVLIVLLGAAKLIYSFAISKNDTRYQFAEVTRGNLETVISASGTLSPVTIVEVGTQVSGTIDSIYVDYNDHVKKGQLLAVLDTTLLKASLLDAEAGMERVEAQLEQAQADFERYHSLFEKDLISEADFLPYQISVKTQKASLKSAEAAYQRAVKNLQYAVITSPIDGIVIEKNVEGGQTVAASFSTPTLFMIAEDLNHMQIEVDVDESDIGSIKEGQQVRFDVQTYSNKEFTGSVTRIRLQPQTVSNVVTYTVIVDAANSEGLLLPGMTATVDFIIEQKKNVLLVPNTCLRFQPSEEEMAKAFEKRKTRFENMPDSLKPPRPQQPAASGGKAKDFPSDLKEVWYLDSGGSLAMAMVKTGLTDGSKTEIVESRDLKEGMQVISSLATSTGTSSSTQKSQMQTRPPMPGPGF; this is encoded by the coding sequence ATGAAAAAGAAAATAATTGTCAGTATAATTGTCCTGATTGTTCTTCTGGGAGCGGCCAAATTGATTTACAGTTTCGCAATCAGCAAGAATGATACCCGGTACCAGTTTGCGGAGGTTACACGGGGTAATCTGGAGACAGTAATATCGGCCAGCGGGACATTGAGCCCGGTGACCATAGTCGAGGTCGGCACGCAGGTGTCGGGTACAATTGATTCCATATATGTCGATTATAACGATCACGTAAAAAAGGGACAGCTTCTGGCGGTTCTTGATACGACCTTGCTGAAGGCATCTTTGCTCGATGCCGAGGCGGGGATGGAGCGGGTGGAGGCTCAGCTGGAGCAGGCCCAGGCGGATTTTGAGCGCTACCACAGTTTATTTGAGAAAGATTTGATATCGGAAGCGGATTTTTTGCCATATCAGATAAGTGTCAAGACTCAAAAGGCTTCATTGAAATCGGCCGAGGCGGCTTACCAGAGAGCAGTGAAGAATCTTCAGTATGCGGTTATCACCTCACCGATAGACGGCATCGTGATCGAGAAAAATGTTGAGGGGGGGCAGACGGTGGCGGCCAGTTTTTCGACGCCGACATTGTTCATGATCGCCGAGGATTTGAACCATATGCAGATAGAGGTTGACGTTGACGAGAGCGATATCGGTTCGATAAAAGAAGGGCAACAGGTTCGTTTTGATGTCCAGACGTATTCCAATAAAGAATTCACGGGATCAGTGACACGGATCAGATTGCAGCCCCAGACGGTTTCGAATGTAGTGACTTATACGGTGATTGTCGATGCGGCCAACAGTGAAGGTTTATTGCTTCCCGGAATGACGGCGACGGTCGATTTCATAATCGAGCAAAAAAAGAATGTCCTTCTGGTTCCCAACACCTGTCTGCGTTTTCAGCCATCGGAAGAGGAGATGGCCAAGGCCTTCGAAAAGCGCAAAACCCGGTTCGAGAATATGCCCGATTCACTGAAGCCGCCTCGGCCGCAGCAACCGGCCGCGAGTGGAGGAAAGGCAAAAGATTTTCCCAGTGATCTCAAGGAGGTTTGGTACCTGGATAGCGGCGGCTCGCTGGCCATGGCCATGGTGAAAACGGGTTTGACCGACGGGAGCAAAACCGAGATCGTGGAAAGCCGTGATTTGAAAGAAGGGATGCAGGTGATCAGCAGTCTGGCGACAAGCACCGGTACAAGTTCATCGACGCAGAAAAGCCAGATGCAAACTCGGCCGCCGATGCCGGGTCCCGGATTTTAA